In the genome of Vicia villosa cultivar HV-30 ecotype Madison, WI linkage group LG7, Vvil1.0, whole genome shotgun sequence, one region contains:
- the LOC131620990 gene encoding protein ENHANCED PSEUDOMONAS SUSCEPTIBILITY 1-like, with translation MPSSSPTLLSKCTIFPDQKSTIANLKLSVSDLPMLSCHYIQKGCLFTKPSIPFHNLIPLLKTSLSQTLSIFPPLAGRFTTDSDGYVYLTCNDAGVDFIHTTAIDLSISDLLSTTYVHHSFKEFFAFDRKVSFTGHFSPIMAVQVTELADGVFIGCSVNHAVTDGTSFWNFFNTFAQVCRGANKCIRNTPSFRRDSVLISDAVLRLSKEGPAVTFNADAPIRERIFSFNRDAIQKLKARANNKRWPETNNSIELMQKNINDHYNNNNNNNQKENGKVATLIENWFKTNVNSKQQTVTVTETETVTETVEISSFQSICALLWRAVTRARKFPASKTTTFRMAVNCRHRIEPKLEAFYFGNAIQSVPTYASAGDVMSKDLRWCAEQLNKNVKAHDNVMVRKYIEEWENNPRCFPLGNPDGSSITMGSSPRFPMYDNDFGWGKPLAVRSGKANKFDGKISAFPGRDGSGTVDLEVVLAPETMAGLEADAEFMAYATRQL, from the coding sequence ATGCCTTCTTCTTCCCCTACCTTGCTCTCAAAATGTACCATTTTCCCAGACCAAAAATCAACTATTGCCAACCTTAAACTCTCTGTTTCAGACCTACCTATGCTTTCTTGTCACTACATCCAAAAAGGTTGTCTCTTCACCAAACCTTCAATTCCCTTTCATAACTTAATCCCTCTCCTCAAAACTTCCCTCTCTCAAACTCTCTCCATCTTCCCCCCTCTCGCCGGTCGTTTCACCACCGACTCCGACGGTTATGTTTACTTAACCTGCAACGACGCCGGCGTCGATTTCATCCACACCACTGCAATTGATCTCTCCATCAGTGATCTCCTCTCAACCACCTATGTCCATCACTCCTTCAAAGAGTTTTTCGCTTTCGATCGAAAAGTCAGTTTCACCGGTCATTTCTCTCCGATTATGGCCGTTCAGGTGACTGAACTCGCTGACGGTGTTTTTATCGGCTGTTCCGTTAATCACGCCGTCACTGACGGAACTTCCTTCTGGAATTTCTTCAACACTTTTGCTCAAGTCTGTAGAGGAGCAAACAAATGCATCAGAAACACTCCGAGCTTCCGCCGCGACTCTGTTTTGATCTCCGACGCCGTTCTCCGGTTATCCAAAGAAGGCCCGGCAGTGACATTCAATGCCGACGCGCCGATAAGAGAACGAATCTTTAGCTTCAACCGTGACGCAATTCAGAAACTGAAAGCCAGAGCTAATAACAAACGGTGGCCGGAAACTAACAATTCCATTGAATTGATGCAGAAAAACATTAACGATCattataacaataacaacaacaacaaccagaaagAAAACGGAAAAGTAGCGACGTTAATTGAAAACTGGTTCAAAACCAATGTTAACTCCAAACAGCAAACGGTTACCGTCACGGAAACAGAAACAGTAACAGAAACGGTTGAGATTTCGTCATTTCAATCCATCTGCGCGTTACTATGGCGTGCAGTCACGCGCGCGAGGAAATTCCCTGCTTCAAAAACGACGACGTTTAGAATGGCGGTTAATTGTCGTCATAGAATAGAACCAAAGCTAGAAGCGTTTTATTTCGGAAACGCGATTCAGAGTGTTCCAACATACGCTTCAGCGGGTGATGTTATGAGTAAAGACTTACGGTGGTGTGCGGAGCAGCTGAATAAAAACGTGAAGGCGCATGATAATGTTATGGTGAGGAAGTACATAGAGGAGTGGGAGAACAATCCTAGGTGTTTTCCTTTGGGGAACCCTGATGGTAGTTCGATAACCATGGGTAGTTCTCCGAGGTTTCCGATGTATGATAATGATTTTGGATGGGGGAAGCCGTTGGCGGTTAGGAGTGGGAAGGCGAATAAATTCGACGGGAAGATTTCGGCGTTTCCGGGGAGAGATGGAAGCGGGACGGTGGATTTGGAGGTGGTTTTGGCGCCAGAAACTATGGCGGGGCTTGAGGCTGATGCGGAGTTTATGGCTTATGCGACGAGGCAGTTGTGA